In Rutidosis leptorrhynchoides isolate AG116_Rl617_1_P2 chromosome 2, CSIRO_AGI_Rlap_v1, whole genome shotgun sequence, one genomic interval encodes:
- the LOC139890958 gene encoding BTB/POZ domain-containing protein At1g63850-like isoform X2, with the protein MIGGNNNTGSKKRHRVNSSSRLSSTAALIDSSLGDVTLTEASNKPLPSSSSSIRRSNSRHSMHLLPIAPSVSNGFNDLKTADVILRLYLDQSSPFDSEDSETQLAVDSSSEFQIYLHSSVLQRSKYFAALLSDRWKKDSGEIDYYRFNLAVPSSVGSINNHVTVLQLLYSNEISSAIDTASTALDLLPVALELLFEDCVTACVRYLEAVPWTEDEERNVLSLIPLLRDEESSELLARVSPPKSDLSEEMLQGLIFTAIQNHPNMAFAKAFVAKLLRDFSSRESAKRVLDKSFEISLKVVKESLEEYSSPDFRGDHNETEAIQRLNLHTAMTNGRHLMWLIERMIELRVADTAVKEWSEQSAFTADLQRAFRDDAWRNIVPGLPAVVLRCTFKLANAVAAGVILASRQASILDPVHLLWFGPMRSIKCLVVPNNRRSHYNQSKFIKASC; encoded by the exons ATGATCGGTGGTAACAACAACACTGGATCGAAGAAACGACATCGTGTAAATAGCAGCAGCCGTTTATCATCCACCGCTGCGTTAATTGATTCATCACTTGGTGACGTAACCCTAACAGAAGCATCTAATAAACCGTTACCGTCATCTTCATCTTCAATCCGTCGATCAAACTCACGTCACTCTATGCATCTTCTTCCAATCGCACCGTCAGTTTCTAACGGATTTAACGATCTTAAAACCGCTGACGTCATCCTCCGGCTATACCTCGATCAATCATCGCCGTTTGATTCCGAAGATTCCGAAACGCAATTGGCGGTTGATTCGTCGTCGGAGTTTCAGATTTATTTACATTCATCGGTTCTCCAGCGATCGAAGTATTTTGCTGCGCTTTTATCTGATCGTTGGAAGAAGGATTCAGGTGAAATTGATTATTATCGGTTTAATTTAGCTGTTCCGTCATCTGTAGGTTCGATTAATAATCATGTTActgttttacaactactttatagtAATGAGATTTCGAGCGCTATTGATACTGCATCTACGGCGCTCGATTTACTGCCGGTAGCTTTAGAATTACTGTTTGAGGACTGTGTAACGGCATGCGTTAGGTACCTTGAAGCGGTGCCGTGGACTGAGGATGAAGAACGAAATGTCTTGAGTTTGATTCCTCTTTTACGTGATGAGGAATCGTCCGAACTGTTAGCTAGGGTTTCGCCTCCGAAATCGGATTTATCAGAGGAAATGCTTCAGGGATTGATATTTACAGCGATACAGAACCATCCTAATATGGCATTTGCGAAGGCGTTTGTTGCAAAACTGTTGAGAGATTTTTCTTCTAGAGAGTCTGCGAAGAGAGTGTTGGATAAGTCTTTTGAAATTAGTTTGAAGGTAGTGAAGGAGTCGTTGGAGGAGTATTCTAGTCCGGATTTTCGAGGAGATCATAACGAGACTGAAGCAATTCAGAGGTTGAATTTGCATACTGCGATGACAAATGGGAGACATTTGATGTGGTTAATTGAGCGGATGATTGAGCTGAGAGTGGCGGATACTGCTGTGAAGGAGTGGAGTGAACAGTCTGCATTTACTGCGGATTTGCAGAGGGCGTTTAGGGATGATGCGTGGAGGAATATTGTTCCTGGTCTTCCTGCTGTTGTTCTGAGGTGTACCTTCAAGCTTGCCAATGCAGTTGCTGCTGGTGTTATTTTGGCTTCTAGACAG GCTTCAATTCTTGATCCTGTTCACTTACTTTGGTTTGGTCCCATGCGATCGATCAAATGTTTAGTTGTGCCTAACAACAGGCGTTCACATTACAATCAAAGCAAGTTCATAAAAGCATCAT GTTAG
- the LOC139890958 gene encoding BTB/POZ domain-containing protein At3g05675-like isoform X1: MIGGNNNTGSKKRHRVNSSSRLSSTAALIDSSLGDVTLTEASNKPLPSSSSSIRRSNSRHSMHLLPIAPSVSNGFNDLKTADVILRLYLDQSSPFDSEDSETQLAVDSSSEFQIYLHSSVLQRSKYFAALLSDRWKKDSGEIDYYRFNLAVPSSVGSINNHVTVLQLLYSNEISSAIDTASTALDLLPVALELLFEDCVTACVRYLEAVPWTEDEERNVLSLIPLLRDEESSELLARVSPPKSDLSEEMLQGLIFTAIQNHPNMAFAKAFVAKLLRDFSSRESAKRVLDKSFEISLKVVKESLEEYSSPDFRGDHNETEAIQRLNLHTAMTNGRHLMWLIERMIELRVADTAVKEWSEQSAFTADLQRAFRDDAWRNIVPGLPAVVLRCTFKLANAVAAGVILASRQVRLKLVKDWLPVLIVCKDSIAPLLTNHKLLYLELEETFLKIISTLPMSEAQELLQQCLSFSTRNVEDCPHLVSAFTTWFRRANRPLPGDQHQHN, encoded by the exons ATGATCGGTGGTAACAACAACACTGGATCGAAGAAACGACATCGTGTAAATAGCAGCAGCCGTTTATCATCCACCGCTGCGTTAATTGATTCATCACTTGGTGACGTAACCCTAACAGAAGCATCTAATAAACCGTTACCGTCATCTTCATCTTCAATCCGTCGATCAAACTCACGTCACTCTATGCATCTTCTTCCAATCGCACCGTCAGTTTCTAACGGATTTAACGATCTTAAAACCGCTGACGTCATCCTCCGGCTATACCTCGATCAATCATCGCCGTTTGATTCCGAAGATTCCGAAACGCAATTGGCGGTTGATTCGTCGTCGGAGTTTCAGATTTATTTACATTCATCGGTTCTCCAGCGATCGAAGTATTTTGCTGCGCTTTTATCTGATCGTTGGAAGAAGGATTCAGGTGAAATTGATTATTATCGGTTTAATTTAGCTGTTCCGTCATCTGTAGGTTCGATTAATAATCATGTTActgttttacaactactttatagtAATGAGATTTCGAGCGCTATTGATACTGCATCTACGGCGCTCGATTTACTGCCGGTAGCTTTAGAATTACTGTTTGAGGACTGTGTAACGGCATGCGTTAGGTACCTTGAAGCGGTGCCGTGGACTGAGGATGAAGAACGAAATGTCTTGAGTTTGATTCCTCTTTTACGTGATGAGGAATCGTCCGAACTGTTAGCTAGGGTTTCGCCTCCGAAATCGGATTTATCAGAGGAAATGCTTCAGGGATTGATATTTACAGCGATACAGAACCATCCTAATATGGCATTTGCGAAGGCGTTTGTTGCAAAACTGTTGAGAGATTTTTCTTCTAGAGAGTCTGCGAAGAGAGTGTTGGATAAGTCTTTTGAAATTAGTTTGAAGGTAGTGAAGGAGTCGTTGGAGGAGTATTCTAGTCCGGATTTTCGAGGAGATCATAACGAGACTGAAGCAATTCAGAGGTTGAATTTGCATACTGCGATGACAAATGGGAGACATTTGATGTGGTTAATTGAGCGGATGATTGAGCTGAGAGTGGCGGATACTGCTGTGAAGGAGTGGAGTGAACAGTCTGCATTTACTGCGGATTTGCAGAGGGCGTTTAGGGATGATGCGTGGAGGAATATTGTTCCTGGTCTTCCTGCTGTTGTTCTGAGGTGTACCTTCAAGCTTGCCAATGCAGTTGCTGCTGGTGTTATTTTGGCTTCTAGACAG GTTAGGTTGAAGCTAGTGAAAGATTGGTTGCCAGTGCTGATTGTATGCAAAGACAGCATAGCACCATTGCTTACAAATCATAAGTTATTGTATCTAGAACTGGAAGAAACATTCTTGAAAATCATATCAACACTTCCCATGTCTGAAGCCCAAGAATTGTTGCAGCAATGTCTAAGTTTCTCAACTAGAAACGTAGAGGACTGCCCCCATTTGGTCTCAGCATTCACTACCTGGTTTCGACGTGCCAACCGCCCATTACCAGGTGATCAACACCAACATAACTGA